TTGTTGTCTTCTGACTTTTTTTTAGCAGATGGAATAAATTCGATAGCTTTGGTATACGACACTTATAAGGTTGTCACGAATGATTTTTTAAGAAATGAATTTAAAGTTCCTTCCCATTCTGATTTAAAGTCTGTTGATGATAATCATTGGCGCTCAATTCATATTGCTGCGTGGTTGCTTTCTCACCAGGATTTTATAAACACTCCGGCTATTGAGGATAAATTGTATAATTTTTGGTTTGTAGAATTACCTTTGGCCTCTGAATATGTAAAATTTAACGAATGGATAAGTGATGATGAGCGTGCCGAGGAAATGGTGCGATTGCTGCTAAATTGCTGCGAAATTGTACCTAATGGAGAAAATTATGATGAGGCAGCTGATAAATTATCATCTTTAAGCAGTGCAGAAAGACATAAGGTTTTAAAACAATCATATGAAGCGCATGAACGAATAATGAGTATTAAAAAAGCAATGGCCGAAAAAGCAGCCAGAGAAGCCGCAAATACCTATGGACGCGAGTAGTAATCCACAAATAGCATTAACAGACGAGGAACGTTTTCCGCTGCTTCATGATTTAAGTTTTTTAAATACACTTAAACAAGATGCTCTTGCTCCAAAATTTAATTTTAAAAGTGGCGATCGATTAAATGCTGTTCAGCTTTCAAAAGTTCATTCTCTCAAAAAAAAATATTACAATGAAAGCGTATTTTGGAATGAAGAACAAACTCCGGTTTGGGTAAATGATTATTTAGAATGGTGTCTTGCAACAGTACCTTTTTATCAGAATAAAAAAAGTGATTTCGATTCTTTTCCGACCATTTCCCGAGAAGACATCAGGGATTTTCCGCATTTATTTGTGTCAAATGAAGCAAATTTAAAAGAGTTATTGGTATATCATACTTCAGGATCTACCGGACCAAAGTTAGATGTACTCTTTGACGCAGTTTCTCAGGCGCTCTGGTTGCCACAAATAGAATCTGTTCTCAAAGATTTTGATATTTCTGTAACCGAAGGTAAAGATACAGTAGCGATTGCCTTAATTTGTGCGCAGGAAAAAACGCTAACATATGCTTCTTTATCAACTTATTTGGAAGGTGCGGGAGTATTAAAGATAAATTTAAATCCGTCAGAGTGGAATCAGCCTGATGATGCTAAAAAATACCTGGAGAAATACAATCCACAAATTCTTACCGGCGATCCATTGGCTTTTATGGCGTTGTTGGATTTAAAGCCTCAATTGTTTCCCAAGGCAATGATTTCTTCGGCTATGAAGTTAACGCAAGGAACAAAAAACAAATTAGAAAATTATTTTAAGTGTCCTGTTATAGACCTTTATTCTTTAACAGAATGCCGAAATATAGCATACGCTTCTGAAACGGGTCACAAAGTTATTAGGCCGGATTTATACTTAGAAATTTTTGATGAGTTTAAAGATGTTAAACTTCCTTATGGTGAAAGAGGAGAACTAGTAGTTACAGGAGGCAGCAATCCTTTTCTTCCCTTAATACGATACAGAACAGGAGATTTTTGTAGTTTAAAAATCGAAAATGGAATTCCGTTTTTAGTAGATTTAGAAGCACGAAATCCTGTAGTTTTCTTTACAAAATCAAATCTGAAAATTAATAATATTGATGTTTCTAATCGTTTGTCCCAATTGTCTTTGGCAGGTTTTAGAATGCATCAAAGAAAAGATAAGCTAATTCAGTTCACGGGATATTCTAATGATATTACTGCTGAGGAAATTACAGAAGCAATAAATATAATTTTTAAAAATGATATTGATGTTCTCGTAGATATTCAGAAAATTTCTCAGAATAATATCGCAGATAAAACGAAGTATTCATCTGATTTAATGACTGATTAAGAAGCACTAAAACAGGTAAGCATTTTTATTTAGGATTATGATTATTGCGTTTGATGCGGGAAAAAGAATTGTAAAGTATGTTCGGTTTTAAAAGCAGGGAAAATAGTTTATTTAAAATAAACAGATTTCTTTTTGAAAATGCTTAACCTTTTAATTTTGAGATTGATTTGATTTCAAATTTCTTGGATAGGATCTGAGCATAAAAAAGTCCTAATGAATATTAGGACTTTTTTGTAGTATATGTCTCGTCCTAAAATAAGTTGACACTAAATCGACTTATAATGAAAGACAAAGAAAACAAAGGGGGCAGGCGTTCCCAGCGGGATTATAACATGGCTTTTAAATTAGCTGTAATTTCCCAAGTTGAAAAAGGAGAAATGACCTATAGACAAGCTCAAAAAAACTATGGAATACAAGGAAGAAGTACAGTTTTGGTGTGGCTCAGAAAATTTGGTAACTTAGACTGGAGCAAACCAAACTTGTTATTTATGTCTAAATCTAAAGAAACTCCGGCACAAACCATTAAAAGGCTTGAAAAAGAATTAGCAGATGAACAGCTAAAGAATAAGATACTTAATACCATGATTGACATCTCTGATAGTCAGTACGGTACTCAGATTCGAAAAAAGTTTTCTCCCAAACCATCTTCCGCCTCAGGCAAGAAGCAGGAATAAGTTTATGTAAAAGTTGCCGATTGTTTGGGATCAGCAGGCAAGCTTTCTATCAAGGGCAGAACAGAATTACCTTAAGAGAATCTGAACTACTCAAAGTTAGAGATTTGGTTATCGGCATAAGAATGGAAATGCCTCGTATTGGCACTCGTAAATTATATCATATTCTTTGTGATCAATTTTCACAAAAGGGGATTAAGATAGGTCGAGATGCATTTTTTGATTATTTAAGAAGAGAAAAATTACTTGTAAAACCAATAAAGAGTTATACAAAAACTACTTTTTCAAAACATTGGCTGCACAAATATGATAATCTTTTGAAAGAATGTAAAATTGAACGTCCTGAACAAGTATACGTAAGTGATATCACTTATATAAAATCACAGCAAAAAACTCATTATCTCTCCTTGGTCACTGATGCTTACAGTAGAAAAATAGTTGGTTATAAACTTAGTGATGATATGAACGCAGAAAGTGTAGTTCAGGCTTTAAAAATGGCAGTGAAGAGTAGAAAATCGATACTGCCGCTAATACATCATTCTGATAGGGGTTTGCAATATTGTTCAAAGGTTTATCAAAATGTATTAGCTAAACACAATATTAAACCATCAATGACAGATGGATATGACTGCTATCAAAATGCATTAGCGGAAAGAATTAATGGAATCTTAAAAAACGAGTTTTTAATTTATAAATGCAAGGATGGAGCCACATTGGAAAAGCTTGTAAAGGAGTCAATAATTATATATAATACAAAAAGACCACATCTAAGTTTGATGATGAAAACTCCTAACTTTATACATGAAAAACCAGCCAAGAAAACCTGACTGGTTAATATAAATTTTTATTGTAAACTGTCAACCTATTTTAGGACGACTCAATATATAAACTAAGATCGCTAAACGTATTCAGTAAAAGGATAAGTTTTGTGATTATTGACTTTGAAAAGATAAATTATCGACCTCCCTTGAAAAGATTCTTACAGTCTTTTTTAAGATATCACGATTTAGTTCTGCTTCTTTTAATTCTTTTAGTATATAAAATTAGGATGTATCAATTTTAGGTCTCATTCATTATAGGGTAAATTATGGCTTCGAAAAATGCTTCGCCTTAAATGTTGTCCAATGTCCTTGACTTTGTTTTTTAGTATTTAAACAAGACAATTCTTGTAAAATATTTAAAGAAATCTTTAGAAATAAAAAACATTAATAATTTTTTTAGCTCGTCAAGGTGCATTTTTGCACATAACTTGGTAATAATTTAAGAAAGCTTTCTCAAAATGAGGAAAGCCGTAAAAAATTAACAAAACCATCATTTAGATTTGTGCCCACAAAAAGCCAAATCTATAATGCTAATGAAAAAACTTTACTTACTACTACCTCTTTTTTTACCACTTTTTACTTATTCTCAGGATATTATTTGGGAAAAATCGTACGGAGGCCAACATGCGGACTATCTTTTTGACGCTCAGCCAACAGCCGATTATGGTTTCATTCTCGCAGGAAGTTCCTTATCTAATAAAACAGGAAATAAAACGGATGACAATCATGGAGATCTGGATTATTGGATCTGGAAGATGAATGAAAAAGGAGATCTTGACTGGCAGAAAAGCATTGGTGGAGCGGGATTTGACCTACTTCAAAGTATTAAAACTACCAGTGATGGAGGGTTTATTCTTGCAGGAACTTCAAACTCAAATAATAGTTTTGAAAAAAAAGAATCATGCAAAGGTCTGACAGATTTTTGGGTGATTAAATTAAATGCCAGTGGAGGAGAGCAGTGGCAAAGAACAATTGGCGGTAATGGTTCAGATGAACTATTATGCGCTTTTGAGACCCGTGACGGAGGTTATATCCTTGGAGGCTCTTCAAGTTCCAGTCCACTATCGATTACAGACACAAAATCTAATGAAAAAATATCAGCAACTACCAAATCTGACATGTACAGTAAAACTGAGAAAAGTAGAGGTAACATGGATTACTGGCTTGTAAAATTAGATAAACAAGGTGTTATTGAGTGGCAAAAAACCTATGGAGGTAAATATGCAGATCTCTTAAGAAGCGTGGAGCAAACTACAGATAACGGTTTTATTCTTGCGGGTTATTCAAACTCTCCTATATCAGGAGAAAAAGAAGATAACAATAAAGGAGTTGGAGATATATGGGTTTTAAAACTTAATGATGTTGGAGAAATTCAATGGCAAAATTCTTATGGTGCAGATGGAGATGATCAGCCTTATGTAATTCATCAGACAAGCGATGGAGGATATATTATTGGTGCCAATTCAAATAGTAAGAATGCATTAACAACAATGGGAGGAATTGTTGGAAACGGAACTGACTTTTGGGTTTTAAAACTAGATGAAAAAGGAGCAACAGTATGGAGCAAGACCTTTGATTATGGAAAAGTTGATATTTTAACCTCGTTGGTTGAGAATAAAGATCATACTTATTTGATTGGTGGATATGCCCAAACAGAAAGCAAATTACCAAGAAATGGAATTGTTGGAAAAGCAACAAATTTGATTGCCAAAGAAAAAGATGGAATCAACGATTATATCGCTCTAAAGATTGATGAGAAAGGTGAAGAATTATGGAATAAAACCGTTGGAAGCGGTGGAGAAGATATTCTTAGAAAGTTGATTGAGACCCGTGATGGAGGATATTTGATGGCAGGAACTTCTAATTCAGGCTCTTCGAAAGATAAAAACTCGAATATTGGCAGTAATGATTTTTGGGTTGTCAAGTTAAAGGACAAAACAAAAGTAGAGAAAGTCAAAGCAAGTATAGAAGCTATTCCTAATCCTGCCTCTACTTATACCAATGTTATTATTGGTTATGATTTTAATGAGGGAACAGCTAGTGTTATTGATATCGCAGGAAGGGTTTTGCAGCATTTCGAGATTAGTAGCAGAACTGTTCCTGTGGATTTAAGCCATTATACAGAAGGAATCTATATAATAAAGATTCAAACGGATACAAAAACGGAGTCTGTGAAAGTAATTAAAACTATTAAATAAATTATTTTAAATAAAAACGAATTCAATGATTTTAAAGACTTTAATTAAATTTTCATTTTATTTTTTAGTTGCTTTTACATCTTTGCAAGCACTAGCCCAGCATGAACCAGAACCAATGAGTTTAACTCCTGTAATAGTTCCTCCCCCACCTAACAGTGCTAGTTTAGGTTTATACGGACAAGTTCCCTTGGATCAATTTACAGGAAACGGCATAATTAATATGCCTTTGCATACTATTAAATCGGGCAATATAGAATTGCCAATAAGCTTATCCTATTCATCTGATGGGGTAAAAGTGGATCAATATGAATCAAATGTAGGGATGGGATGGGCATTAAATGCTGGAGGTGTTATAACCAGGCAAGTTTTTGATTATCAAGATAATTATCGTGGAAGACTTCAAAAACCAAATACAGAATCTAGTCCTAGTGAAATGTTGGCTTTTTTAGAACAGGCTTCAAATAATCCTGAAACAGACACTCAACCTGATATCTACAGTTACAATTTTGGAGGTATTTCTGGGAAATTCTTTTTGGATAATAATAATGTTCCGGTTGAAATAGAACCTACAGGAATTAGGATAGAGATCACGAGTGATTTTCTTAATATAGGAAGTGGTGTTGCCAATCCTAATCCTGAAATAATTATTACCAACACAAATGGAATTAAATATTTTTTTGGGGGATTAGGTGCGGTAGAATCAAGTTTAGTAAGAGATCTTTCTAAAGAAGGACCTAGAACAACAAATGTAAAAACATCGTGGTATTTAACACGAATTGTAGATCCAACAACAAACCAAGAGATAACACTTAATTACGATGGTAATCCTGCTAATATACAATACCTTTCGGGTCTTGAACAGACACTAAGCTACAAAGAGGTAGGTTTTCATCCTATGATATCTTTAACTACTGCCAAATACAATTCTTTCTCTAATGAATCTCTTTTGAAAGAAATTACTTCGAGTGATACAAAAATAACTTTTACATATTCAAAACGATTTTCAGATAATGATTTCAATTTTATGAAAGTTGATGAAATTAATTGTTATGATAAAAAGGATAAACTAATTAACAAAATTAAGTTAAGCTATACAGAGTATGCGGGAGATTCATTCTCAAATTACAATTATCTCCCCTTAGAGATAAGATCATCTCCCAATTATCTTACGAAACGTTTTTATCTTTCGAAAATTAATGAACATAGTAATTCAATTAATTCAAAAATTCATGAATTTGAATATTACTCTCCTGAGCTATTACCAGCTCGTTTTAGTTTTGCTAAAGATCATTACGGTCTTTTTAATGGAAAAAACAACACTACTTTAATCACAGAAGATGCACCTGTTCCTAATTCGGTAAAATACCCTGTTAACTTAAGTTATACTCAATTGGCAAATAGAAATCCAGACAGTAATTTTGGATATTTTGGATTGTTAAAAAAGATAATTTACCCAACTAAGGGAACTACTACTTTAGTATATGAGCCACATCTGGACGGTAAAGTTACTGTTCCAGTATTTCCTGACAAAGCTAGTTTGGATATTAATCTTAAGACTCTCATAAATGAGCGTTATGATTCTCAAACTTATACAATATTTTCATCTTATGATCAAACGATTAAACTAGATACTTATGCGCAATTTAACAGTTTTTGTAGGGATATAGACCCAACTTATGAGCCGACCCATGACCCATCAGGAAGTATTAATATTATAGATTTATCAACAAATGCTTATGTTAGTTTTTGGAATCACGAAGATAAAGATTTACCAGTTCTTATTGGGGAACATTATAATTTCAATCAAGATTCGCCAACCACAGATTCAGTTACTTTTAAACTAAAAGCCAACACAAGTTATAAAGTAACCGTAAATATATCATCGGCAGAATGTGTTATGGTGGGAGCCAGTTTTAATTATTATGAAAATCCAGTAACACAACAAGAAGTAGATGTACAAGTTGGAGGATTTAGGGTACAGAAAACAATAAATAATAGTTTATCTAATGGACGTATTGAAACTGAAAAATATTTTTACGATTCAGGAAGTTATATATCAAGAGGTCCCCTCGCATATATTAGAAAAATTGACCGAAATAATAATTGTGAATATCCGGCTCAGTCAATGCTTTTATCAGTTTCCAGTGCGGATTTAGGTAGGATCTATTCCTCCCAAAATGCTCAATTTGGCTATGCATCAGTAACTAAAAGTTATGGCGAAAATTTTGAGAACGGAGGAGAAGAATTTACTTACAATATTACTCAGGATCAAATACCTTACTTAATTCAAGGTGAAGATGATAAAACAACTCCATATACAAATGGTTTTGGAACAGGTCGTCTTTTGAATCATAAAATTTTTAAAATTGGATCATCTAAGAAACATATAATTCAACAGGAAACTACTAATGAATATAAACATGATGAGAGCAAAGACAAATCTGTAAACGGCGTAGTAGTTTATAGAAGTCGTGAAGATTATACATATGGTACTACTTTGCCTGGTGGTACCGGTAATCCCGCACCTGTTTGTCTTGAAATAGTTCTAAGTAGTTCGTTTTCAGTAAATCAGTATTCTGTTCGTTCGCAATGGAATTATTTAAAGAAAACTACAAAAAAATCTTTTGATAAAAATGGTGAAAATCCAGTAATATTAGAGACTAATTATAATTATAGTAATCCTTCTCATCTTCAGCTAACTTCACAGACAACGACAAATTCAAAACAAGAAACCTTAGAGTCGAGATTTTTTTATGCGGGCGATTCGGAAATGGTTTCTAAGCCCTTTGTAACGGAACTACAGTCAGCCAATATGATAGGTATTCCTTTAAGTACAGTAACCTTAAAAGGAGGCATCAAAATATCAGAACAGTTAACTAATTACGATAAAAGTGTTTCCACAAATAATCTGCTTCTTCCAAAATCTGTTTATGGAAATAAAGGCGCATCGGGAATAGACTTAAATCTCGATAAAAAAATGACCTATGATCTGTACGATGCCAAAGGAAATGTTTTACAATATACGCCAGAGAGCGG
The sequence above is drawn from the Flavobacterium sp. N2038 genome and encodes:
- a CDS encoding AMP-binding protein; this translates as MDASSNPQIALTDEERFPLLHDLSFLNTLKQDALAPKFNFKSGDRLNAVQLSKVHSLKKKYYNESVFWNEEQTPVWVNDYLEWCLATVPFYQNKKSDFDSFPTISREDIRDFPHLFVSNEANLKELLVYHTSGSTGPKLDVLFDAVSQALWLPQIESVLKDFDISVTEGKDTVAIALICAQEKTLTYASLSTYLEGAGVLKINLNPSEWNQPDDAKKYLEKYNPQILTGDPLAFMALLDLKPQLFPKAMISSAMKLTQGTKNKLENYFKCPVIDLYSLTECRNIAYASETGHKVIRPDLYLEIFDEFKDVKLPYGERGELVVTGGSNPFLPLIRYRTGDFCSLKIENGIPFLVDLEARNPVVFFTKSNLKINNIDVSNRLSQLSLAGFRMHQRKDKLIQFTGYSNDITAEEITEAINIIFKNDIDVLVDIQKISQNNIADKTKYSSDLMTD
- a CDS encoding IS3 family transposase (programmed frameshift); the encoded protein is MKDKENKGGRRSQRDYNMAFKLAVISQVEKGEMTYRQAQKNYGIQGRSTVLVWLRKFGNLDWSKPNLLFMSKSKETPAQTIKRLEKELADEQLKNKILNTMIDISDSQYGTQIPKKVFSQTIFRLRQEAGISLCKSCRLFGISRQAFYQGQNRITLRESELLKVRDLVIGIRMEMPRIGTRKLYHILCDQFSQKGIKIGRDAFFDYLRREKLLVKPIKSYTKTTFSKHWLHKYDNLLKECKIERPEQVYVSDITYIKSQQKTHYLSLVTDAYSRKIVGYKLSDDMNAESVVQALKMAVKSRKSILPLIHHSDRGLQYCSKVYQNVLAKHNIKPSMTDGYDCYQNALAERINGILKNEFLIYKCKDGATLEKLVKESIIIYNTKRPHLSLMMKTPNFIHEKPAKKT
- a CDS encoding DUF5977 domain-containing protein; its protein translation is MILKTLIKFSFYFLVAFTSLQALAQHEPEPMSLTPVIVPPPPNSASLGLYGQVPLDQFTGNGIINMPLHTIKSGNIELPISLSYSSDGVKVDQYESNVGMGWALNAGGVITRQVFDYQDNYRGRLQKPNTESSPSEMLAFLEQASNNPETDTQPDIYSYNFGGISGKFFLDNNNVPVEIEPTGIRIEITSDFLNIGSGVANPNPEIIITNTNGIKYFFGGLGAVESSLVRDLSKEGPRTTNVKTSWYLTRIVDPTTNQEITLNYDGNPANIQYLSGLEQTLSYKEVGFHPMISLTTAKYNSFSNESLLKEITSSDTKITFTYSKRFSDNDFNFMKVDEINCYDKKDKLINKIKLSYTEYAGDSFSNYNYLPLEIRSSPNYLTKRFYLSKINEHSNSINSKIHEFEYYSPELLPARFSFAKDHYGLFNGKNNTTLITEDAPVPNSVKYPVNLSYTQLANRNPDSNFGYFGLLKKIIYPTKGTTTLVYEPHLDGKVTVPVFPDKASLDINLKTLINERYDSQTYTIFSSYDQTIKLDTYAQFNSFCRDIDPTYEPTHDPSGSINIIDLSTNAYVSFWNHEDKDLPVLIGEHYNFNQDSPTTDSVTFKLKANTSYKVTVNISSAECVMVGASFNYYENPVTQQEVDVQVGGFRVQKTINNSLSNGRIETEKYFYDSGSYISRGPLAYIRKIDRNNNCEYPAQSMLLSVSSADLGRIYSSQNAQFGYASVTKSYGENFENGGEEFTYNITQDQIPYLIQGEDDKTTPYTNGFGTGRLLNHKIFKIGSSKKHIIQQETTNEYKHDESKDKSVNGVVVYRSREDYTYGTTLPGGTGNPAPVCLEIVLSSSFSVNQYSVRSQWNYLKKTTKKSFDKNGENPVILETNYNYSNPSHLQLTSQTTTNSKQETLESRFFYAGDSEMVSKPFVTELQSANMIGIPLSTVTLKGGIKISEQLTNYDKSVSTNNLLLPKSVYGNKGASGIDLNLDKKMTYDLYDAKGNVLQYTPESGTPVSIIWGYNKTQPIAKIENIAYTVIPAETITNLQTLSNADSDNCLSVNCTEQMLRKELETFRNSLPNTFISTYTYNPLVGVTSITDPKGITTYYEYDTYGRLKFVKDKELNVLQKYCYNYKGENIDCSDNTSTSVVMYKSIARSGSFVRDNCVAGGVASSEVYNQAVGAVISTISQADADDLGLIKFNTDGQANANAKGTCTFSSIARSGYFTRNNCAAGGAGSSVAFSQAAGAVTSTISQAHADDLGLTKFNEDGQANANVTGTCTFSSIARSGSFIKNNCAPGGVPSSVAFSQVAGAQTSNVSQADADAKGFDLFNINGQINANANGTCTFRSIARSGSFIRNNCSPGGSGTSVDFSQVAGIETSMISQEDADSKALSVFNTNGQANANANGRCFFSNVAMSETFTRNSCPDGGTPGTFTYTVPAGRYTMDVSQAFVDKLALHDIMEYGQNAANEDGVCTYYSTSKSGVFTRNDCGSSYGGSSVTYYVPARKYTSVFDQAGADALAQADVNNNGQAYANANGLCVFKSIARSGYFTKYCASGGTGSIIAYNQGAGAASSTVSQADADALGLIKFNTDGQNYANAQGICTIDFTYEYFFNTSSKELIIDVMANGTGHNGATFTFEITYKRLSPTPITRTEIIVFPAGQADKTYAITLVGVNSVLSVNLVKLIRN
- a CDS encoding T9SS type A sorting domain-containing protein, with translation MKKLYLLLPLFLPLFTYSQDIIWEKSYGGQHADYLFDAQPTADYGFILAGSSLSNKTGNKTDDNHGDLDYWIWKMNEKGDLDWQKSIGGAGFDLLQSIKTTSDGGFILAGTSNSNNSFEKKESCKGLTDFWVIKLNASGGEQWQRTIGGNGSDELLCAFETRDGGYILGGSSSSSPLSITDTKSNEKISATTKSDMYSKTEKSRGNMDYWLVKLDKQGVIEWQKTYGGKYADLLRSVEQTTDNGFILAGYSNSPISGEKEDNNKGVGDIWVLKLNDVGEIQWQNSYGADGDDQPYVIHQTSDGGYIIGANSNSKNALTTMGGIVGNGTDFWVLKLDEKGATVWSKTFDYGKVDILTSLVENKDHTYLIGGYAQTESKLPRNGIVGKATNLIAKEKDGINDYIALKIDEKGEELWNKTVGSGGEDILRKLIETRDGGYLMAGTSNSGSSKDKNSNIGSNDFWVVKLKDKTKVEKVKASIEAIPNPASTYTNVIIGYDFNEGTASVIDIAGRVLQHFEISSRTVPVDLSHYTEGIYIIKIQTDTKTESVKVIKTIK